The Lucilia cuprina isolate Lc7/37 chromosome 5, ASM2204524v1, whole genome shotgun sequence genome includes a window with the following:
- the LOC111683338 gene encoding ceramide transfer protein isoform X2: MPSIRYMIKGLQIRNKNGLEGPHSTLPEDEFFDAVETGLDKIEEDMQLRNKLKLQSQQSQNSTHNSIHLAQPDDEEGSAAEEFGTGALAKSHNLWPEIDRVCMEQLHYARQGVGQDGNGWQIFADEGEIKMYKREEEVNGMVMDPLKAYHTVKGVTAREMCHYFFMPEFRNDWETTLEDCIILEKISPDTFLFLQTHKRVWPASQRDALFWSHMRKITDGLDDGAYDTWIVCNNSTEYSKQESKNGKCVRIFLTVILACQTILPPGKTKHDKLNRNELTCKVTYCSVVNPGGWAPATALRAVYKREYPKFLKRFTGYVIDQCKEKPIMF, translated from the exons GAAGGACCACATTCCACCCTACCAGAAGATGAATTTTTCGATGCCGTCGAAACTGGTTTGGATAAAATTGAAGAGGACATGCAATTacgaaacaaattaaaacttcaATCACAGCAATCACAGAATTCCACACACAATTCAATACATTTAGCACAACCCGATGATGAAGAGGGCAGTGCAGCTGAAGAATTTGGTACCGGTGCCTTAGCGAAATCACACAATTTATGGCCAGAG ATTGATCGTGTTTGTATGGAACAACTGCACTATGCTCGCCAGGGTGTGGGACAGGATGGTAATGGTTGGCAAATATTTGCCGATGAgggtgaaataaaaatgtataaacgtGAGGAGGAGGTTAATGGTATGGTTATGGATCCTTTGAAAGCTTATCATACGGTTAAGGGAGTTACGGCTAGAGAAATGTGTCACTATTTCTTTATGCCAGAGTTTCGCAATGATTGGGAAA CTACCTTAGAAGATTGTATTATTCTGGAAAAGATCTCACccgatacatttttatttttacaaacacacaaacgTGTTTGGCCCGCTAGTCAAAGAGATGCTCTATTTTGGTCTCATATGCGCAAAATTACAGATGGTCTAGACGATGGTGCCTATGACACCTGGATAGTTTGTAATAATTCAACAGAATATTCAAAACAAGAG TCGAAAAATGGCAAATGTGTGAGAATATTTTTAACAGTGATACTTGCCTGTCAAACCATTTTACCGCCAGGTAAAACTAAACatgataaattaaatagaaatgaaTTAACTTGTAAGGTGACCTATTGTTCAGTGG TTAATCCCGGTGGCTGGGCTCCTGCTACTGCTTTACGCGCTGTTTATAAGCGTGAATATCCAAAGTTCCTTAAACGTTTTACCGGCTACGTGATAGACCAGTGCAAAGAGAAACCCATTATGTTCTga